The Mangrovivirga cuniculi genomic sequence GATCTTCGTGAGGTTAAAAATTCGATTTCAGATTATTTTATCATCTGTACAGGTGGTTCTGACACTCAAATTGATGCTATTGCAGACTCCGTAGAAAAAAAGGTTTACGAAGAAGCAGCAGAAAATCCGTTTAATAAAGAAGGAAATCAAAATAATCAATGGGTAATTATCGATTATGTCGATGTAGTGGCCCATGTCTTCTCCCCAAAAAACCGTGAACACTATAATCTGGAAAACTTATGGGGTGACGCAAATATTAAACACTACGAAAACACTATTTAATTTTTAGGCTTAACGAACAAAGTATTATATTGAACGTTAATGTATCAACACATAAACTGTAAGGTGTAAAGAATGGCAAACGAGGGAAAAAATAAAGGCAAAAAGAATTTGCTTCCCAATAAAAATCCGCGCAGACAAAATTATCAGATGTTAATTATTCTGATCATCCTGTCGGTACTTGTTGGTTTCATGATGTTAAATAACTCCGGAGGAGCTACCAGAATCACACAGAAAAAATTCGAGGAAATGTACCTCGATAAAGATGTGAAAAGGGTAGAGCTGGTCAAGAACCAGGATCTAGTGGAGGTATTTCTGAAAGAAGAAGCACTTGAAAATGAAAAATATAAAGAACTTTTAAATGGAAATTCAACCTTCGGCTTTACCGGAGGGCCGCAATTTTTCTTTAAAGTAGCTGGTGCTGAAAAGTTCGCTGAAGACTTTAGCAAACTAGAGGCCGAAGCCGGTGGTGATCAACCGGGTCTTGAAATTACTGAAAGGGAATCTCTCGGAGAATTCTTTTTTAGTTATGGATTGATCTTTTTAATGATCATCGGATTTTTCTTCCTTATGAGAAGAATGACCGGTGGTGGTGGTCCTGGTGGACAAATATTCAATATTGGTAAATCTAAAGCAGCTCTATTTGATGCTGAAAATAAGGTTAAAATTACTTTTAATGATGTTGCCGGTCTGGATGAAGCTAAGGAAGAGGTAAAGGAAATTGTTGAGTTTCTTAAGAATCCGGGAAAATTCACTAAGCTGGGAGGTAAAATACCTAAAGGTGCACTCCTTGTAGGACCTCCGGGTACAGGTAAAACTCTTCTTGCAAAGGCAGTTGCCGGTGAGGCAGCAGTTCCTTTCTTTAGTTTATCAGGTTCTGACTTTGTGGAAATGTTCGTCGGTGTTGGAGCAGCACGTGTGCGTGACTTATTTAAGCAGGCTAAAGAGAAAGCACCTTGTATCGTATTTATTGATGAGATCGATGCAATTGGTAGAAGCAGAGGTAAAGGACAGATGCCGGGTTCTAATGATGAACGTGAAAATACACTGAATTCATTACTGGTTGAAATGGATGGTTTCTCTACTGATAGTGGAGTTATTATACTGGCAGCGACCAACAGACCTGATGTTCTAGACCAGGCGCTTTTGAGACCTGGACGTTTTGACCGTCAGATCAGTGTCGATAAACCGGATATCGTAGGACGTACTGCAATTTTTAAAGTTCACCTAAAGCCAATCAGATTGGATAGCGAGGTAGATGCTAAAAAACTTGCTGCTCAGACTCCGGGTTTTGCAGGAGCTGAAATAGCCAACGTCTGTAATGAAGCTGCTCTGATTGCAGCCAGAAAAAATAAAGAAAAAGTCGATATGCAGGATTTTCAGGATGCTATCGACCGGGTGATCGGAGGATTAGAGAAGAAAAATAAAATCATTTCCCCTGAAGAAAAAGAGATTGTTGCTTACCACGAGGCTGGTCATGCTGTAGCAGGTTGGTTCCTTGAGCATGCAGATCCATTGGTAAAAGTAAGTATAGTTCCAAGAGGTATTGCCGCATTAGGTTATGCACAGTATTTACCTAAGGAGCAGTTCCTGTATCAGACAGAACAGTTAATAGATGAAATGTGCATGGCTCTTGGCGGTCGTGCAGCCGAAGAAATAACTTTTGGTAAGATTTCAACAGGTGCCTTATCTGATTTGGAAAGAGTGACTAAAATGGCTTATTCTATTGTTACTGTTTATGGAATGAATGATAAAATCGGAAATGTCTCGTTTTATGATTCAAAAGGTCAGAACGATTACTCGATGACTAAGCCATATTCAGAAAACACAGCTAAGTTGATAGATGAAGAAGTTAAAAAAATCGTTTCATCAGCTTACGAGAGAGTAAAGAAACTACTTCTTGATAAAAAGGATAAATTAGAGATTCTTGCAAAAGAACTTCTAGAGAAAGAGATTCTTTTCCAAAACGACCTGAATAAGTTGATCGGTCCAAGACCATTTAAGCATCAAACAACTTATCAGAAATTTACCAGTGAGGTAGAAGAACAGGAAAAAGAAGAAGAAAAGAAGAAAAAAGAAGAAGATAATAAAAATCAGGCTTCGACCAATGGTCATGAAAAACCGGAAGCTGCAGAAGTAGATTCGACCGGTGATAAGCCTGATGAGGATTCCAAGTCCTGATCAATTAATAAAAATTCACAAAGCCGGGTACAAATGTGCTCGGCTTTTTTTATTTTACTTGATAATTATTGCAAAAAAAGTGCATTTTTGCACAAATTTTTTAAATAATGCCTGAATTAAAGATCGATCTTCAAGAAGATAAAAAATTATATTTTGCTTCTGATTTTCATTTGGGAGTTGATGCTATCGACACAAGTATAGAAAGGGAAAAAAAGCTTATTTCCTGGCTTAAAAGTGTATCAGAAGATGCTCATGCAATTTTCCTTGTCGGAGATATTTTTGATTTTTGGTTTGAGTATAAGAAAGTAGTTCCCAAAGGGTTTGTTGGTTTTATTAATCAAATTCGTGAAACGGTAGATTCCGGGATTCCGGTTTACCTTTTTAAAGGAAACCACGATATGTGGATGTTCGATTATCTACCAGAGGTTACAGGGGCTGAAATAATTTCTGATGAACTGAAAATAGGTGTTAATGGAAAAAGGCTATTTATACATCATGGAGATGGTCTTGGGCCTGGAGATAAGTCATACAAACTACTCAAGAAAGTTTTTCGAAGTTCAGTTTGCCAGTGGTTGTTTGCTGCATTACACCCCGCAATTGGAATGGGCATAGCCCACTTTTGGTCCTCTCAGAGCAAGAAGAAAAACAATGGCCTGGAGCAAACTTTTGAAGAAAAGGAAAAAGAAAATATTTGGCTGTTCTGCCGTGAAAACGAAAAAGTTCAGCACTTTGACATGTACATTTGTGGACATAGACACTTGGTGCTAGAAATGGATGTAACAAAAAATAGTCGTTATTATAACATCGGAGAATGGATGACAGGAGCTCCATACGGAGTATTTGATGGTCAGGAATTTCACTTATGTACTTACACAGGATAACTATAGCATTTATTATTGGATTGATAATACTGGCTTCTCCAGGTGGATTTGCTCAGAAAAATAATACAGTACTAATACCTGTTAATAACACATGCCTGGCAGTAATTACCGATGATCAAATTGTTTTTAAGGATGCTTTAAGTAATGTTGATAAAAAACTACCTACCAGAAACAGAAATCAACTCGTTTTCTATGGCGGGAATGAAGTGATAACCTTTGACAAATTCTCTCAAACTGTATATTTCCTCGATGGGAATTTAAATCTTGTGAGAGAGTTATCTCTTTTTGATTATTCGAATTTTTCTATTGATTATTTGTTTTACAAAGGGTTCGATGTATTCACAGCAATTTCAATAAATGAGAAAAAGGTCAGTAACATTGATCTTAAAACTGGTGAGGTATTAGAAGTTTCTGATAATGAGCTTTCAAAACTAGGTCAAAACTCAATCGTTATACCCACCAGGATCCCCACCGCATTGATTTCTGACAATAAATTGATCTATGTCACTGATTCCGGAATAGATATCCGCGAAGATCATCTATTCGATAAAGTGATTGGGTTTCAAGGCAAGGATCTTCTCCTTCATTCAGTTGATGGAGAAAATTTTATTTTCAATTTAAAAGCAAACCATCTTTTTGAATGTGATGGCCTGGAGATTGATTATCAGGAGAAAGATTCCATAAGAATCATGGACGGAAAGCTTTACTATTATACCGCTCAGGGACTTCTACTTCCATTAAGCACTCAGATTTACCGTTGCAGGTAAAATATTCTCTTCTCCTTGTCCGAAAACGATACAAATAGACTATATTGTGTTCAATAATGAACAGCCGCTTTTTCGGTTAATTGCTTTATAGTGTGATTACGGGCATTTTTATTATTGGCACATTATTGGACTTATATTTTTTACAAAGAAGAGAAAAACAATGGAAGAAAAAGAACTGGGTAAAATATTAATAATCGATGATGATGAGGATGTGTTATTGGCTGCCAAGCTGCTATTGAAAAAGCATGCGAAGGAAGTAATAATAGAAAAGAACCCTAAGAAAATCCCTTTTCTCCTTAATAACGACACCTATGATGTAATCCTTCTGGATATGAATTTTAGTAAGGATATCACCTCTGGGAAAGAAGGTTTTTACTGGCTAGAACAAATTAAAGAAAAGGACCCCAACGCAGTCGTTATTCTTATTACAGCTTTTGGAGATGTAGAGATGGCTGTTAGAGCACTTAAAGTAGGAGCAACCGACTTTGTATTAAAGCCTTGGCAAAATGAAAAGCTGGTAGCTACAATTTCCTCAGCCTCTCGTTTAAAGCAATCATATAACAAGGTTGAGCAATTAAGTACTGCAAAAAAGTCTCTGGAGGAAGAAATATCCCAATCTTTTAAAGATATCATTGGTGAGAGTCAACCGATGCAAGATGTGTTCAATCTTATTGATAAGGTTGCTAAGACAGATGCAAACGTATTGATTCTTGGTGAAAACGGAACCGGAAAAGAGTTGGTTGCAAGAGCTTTACATGCCAGGTCGCTAAGGCATGAAGAGGTATTCGTATCGGTTGATATGGGAGCAATAACAGAAACGTTATTCGAAAGTGAACTTTTCGGGCATAAAAAAGGAGCGTTTACAGATGCCAAGGAAGACAGAGCTGGTAGGTTTGAGGTAGCGAATAATGGAACGCTCTTTCTGGATGAAATCGGAAACCTGAGTCTTCCCCTTCAGGCGAAACTTTTAGCAGCACTTCAAAACCGGGAGATCAGACGTATTGGTTCAAATAAAACAGTTAATATCGATATACGATTAATTTGTGCTACCAATATGCCGGTATATGAAATGGTCTCAGATAATTCATTCAGACAGGATTTGCTTTACAGGATAAATACAGTAGAAATTAAGCTTCCTGCACTGAGAGAAAGACGTGATGATATTCCTCTTCTTGTTGATCACTTTGTAAAAATATATTCGAAGAAATACAGAAAGCCTATTCAACGTGTTTCAGCAAATGCTTTGAAAAAATTAAAGGCTTACCAGTGGCCAGGTAACATAAGAGAATTACAGCATGTGGTTGAACGATCTGTCATTATGAGTGATGGTGACGTACTGGATGAACACAACTTTTTACTTTCTTCTCAGGCAACGAGCGACGAGCCAATTTTAGGAGAAGATGTTTTTAACCTGGATGAAGTGGAAAAGCAGGTAGTTCAAAAGGCAATTAATAAACATAGTGGAAATATTTCCAAGGCAGCAAAGGAGCTAGGGCTTACGCGTGCTGCATTATACAGAAGATTAGAAAAACATGGTCTCTAGTACCTTTAGATTTAATATAATTTTTAGAATCGCGATATTATTGATATCGGTTTTCCTTTTAGCACATCAGGTTTACTCTAATGGAAATCTGTTGGGAAGCTTATTAATTCTTTTGCTAATCGTCTTTCAAATCATTTCCTTCGTAAAATATATCGAGAAATCTAATGAAGAGATTCTGGGTATAATAGATAGCCTGGGAGAAGAAGATTTCACTGTTGAAAATCAGAAAATCGCCAACGACTCTCCCGATGCAACCTCTAAAATTCTTCAGAAGCTTCAGGAAGTAAACCAGGAGAAGGAGGCACATTATCAATACCTGAAAAATATAGTTCAGCATTTGGGAATTGGTATTATAACATTCGATAAGAATGGGAAGATTCAGATCATGAATACTGCCGCTAAAAGGTTGCTGAAAGTTAGACAGGTCAAATCTCTGGAGGAACTCAGACCAATTAGTGAATTGCTTGTAAACTCATGTTATGAATTAAGGACTGGAGGAAGAGATCTGATTAAAATAAAGCAGCAGGATGATATGGTTCAATTGGCTATTTACGCTATTGAATTAACTCTTAAAGATGAAGAATTCAAACTTGTATCAATTCAGAATATCCAGTCTGAACTCGAAGAAAAGGAAATGGAAGCCTGGCAAAATCTTATCAGGGTACTTACCCATGAGATTATGAACTCTGTTACTCCAATTAGTTCATTAGCGGCAACCGTAGAAGGGGAGCTCCAGGGTCAGCTCTCAAATGGTATGGAAATGAACACAATGTCTAATGAAGATGTTGAAACAATCCATATGGCAGTCCAGACAATCCAACGACGAAGTGAAGGATTAATAAAATTTGTTTCAGATTTTAGAAACCTGGCTCGGGTCCCGGATCCCAAATTTGAAGATGTTCAGCTTATTACAATATTTAACAGATTGAGAACATTATTTAAAAATGATCTGGATAGCAATGATATTGAATGCAATTGCACCATCATACCAGAAGATCTGACCTTAAAAGCAGATCCGGAGTTATTGGAGCAGGTATTTATCAATTTAATAAAGAATTCGATTCAGGCATTCGAAAATTTAGATGATGACAGAAAAAGGATGATCGATATTCATGCTACCCAGGGACCTAAGAATCAAGTTCTTATTAAAATTGAAGATAATGGGCCGGGAATAGATCCTGAAGCCCTGGAAAAATTATTTATTCCATTCTTTACCACCAAAAAGTATGGTTCTGGTATTGGATTGAGTATTTCAAAACAAATTCTTAGAAAGCACAAAGCTGCTATATCAGTAAAATCAGAAGATAATGTTGGTACTGAATTTACTATCAGGTTTTAATTAGATTCTGATAAATGGGACCAGAGAAGACACCTTTTTAATATAATTAGTATATCCTGGCTTTCTCTCTATATTTCTTTTCTCCATCATTGGTATACTGATAAATTTAAAAAGAAAAATTAGTGAGATTAGGCCTGATATTGTCCACATTCCTTCAAAACCAGGTAATGGAATAACGGAAATGAATATTCCTGTCCAGAAAAGAAGCTCCCCAAAATAATTCGGGTGCCTACTAATTTTCCATATTCCACTATCAATAAATTCATTGGAAGATGAAAAAGTTTTGAAATCCCTGAGTTGTTCATCTGCCATTAATTCTATAAATGCCCCGGCTGTGCAGACTATAAAAGCTACATAATCCCATGGGTTAAGAACGGAACTATAAGGTATAGCATAAAACAAAGGCAGACAGCCTGCATAAACCCAAAGCGTAGGTAGAAGATGAATACCAAAGAAACTGGCAGGCCAATATAATTTACCTGTTTTTTCAGCTATAATTTTGTAACGCCAATCTTCATGATCCAATCCTTTCCATCCTTTAATCCAGTTTATGGTTAACCTAATTGACCAGATTAAAACTGCTGTTAAAATCATTCCTTGTCTTTCTGTATTGCCTTCCGGGTTCTCTATTATCAATGCAATGACAATCAAAGGAGGGACAACCGACCAATACGGATCGTACATGCTCGAATTTCTTGTAATGACACTTCCGATAAAAATAACAACTGTTCCCGCCACGTCTGCAAAGAAAATTCTGTAAAAAGAGTTGAACTCTGAAGTATAGATCCAAACTAAGGCAGCTACACCCAAAGCAATAAGGTAGCAGGCTGTTACAATTATTAAACTCGAGGTTTTATCGGTTTTCATTATTATCTTCTGGTTAATAGAAAAATTTTATGGCTGGTTTTAATCTACCGCCGGTATCAACACTGGCAGGCACAGACATTTTTAATTTCTTTAAGATAATAAGGAAGGGAAGAATTCAAAAGCGCTATTATTTTAAAGTATTTATAACGTTTTTAATTTGCTTAATAGCATCACCATTTCACTTATATGAGAAAGTATTTTTTAGCAATAAATTAAAAAATCACAATTTTTCTAATCCACCTTTATTTATCATTGGCCATTGGAGGTCTGGAACAACCCATTTGCACAATTTATTGGCACAGGATCCCAGTGCTTCATTTTTTACAACTTACCAGGGAGTCTTTCCTGATAACTTAAAAAGCAAGCTGATTTTTAAATCTTTCATGAAAATGTCGATGCCTGGTAAAAGACCTTCTGATAATGTAAAGCTCAACGTTAATTATCCTCAGGAGGACGAATTCGCAGTGAGTAACTCAGGACTTGAATCATTTTATAACTTCTTTTATTTCCCTCATTTATATGATTATTATTACCAAAATGGAGTCAAATTTAATGAGGATAAGGATATTATTTCCTGGTTAACTGGATATGAAAGGTTGATGAAGAAGGCAGCTTACAATACTGGAGATGGACGCCTAATAGTGAAAAACCCTGTAAATACGGCTAGAATAAAATACCTGGCAGAATACTTTAAAGAATCAAAATTTATTTTCATATATCGGAATCCAATAATAGTTTATTTGAGTACTCGTTCATTTTTTAATAGTTTGTTCCCCTCATTAACTCTTCAGGAAATAAACAAGGAACAAATCGATGAGATAGTGATAGATCTTTATAAGAGATTGATGAACGATTATTTTGAGCAAAAAGATAAAGTCAGGAGGGATAATTTAATAGAAATAAAATTTGAGGATCTTGAGAAATACCCAATACAACAGCTACGCGAAATATATGCGAAGCTTGACCTTGAAGACTTTGAAGGAATAAAAACTCATTTCGAAACATACCTCAATTCAAGGAAAGGATATAAAAAAAATAAATACTCAATATTCTCAGAAGAACTAGATGTGGTATCCAACCACTTAAAGCCTTATATGGAAATTTTGGATTATCAAATCCCTGAAGATCTTAATGTAATTTATTAAATAAGAAGGTTGCCAGCTAAAAAATAATTAAACCCATTGTGTAAACAACATGAACTTCATAGTAGTTATTGACCTATATTTGCATTGATTAAAACATCTTCATACTATGCACAAGGTAGTGACTCTGGTGAGTCTGATTTTTTTGGTAAGTATAAATTTATCTGCTCAGGAAAAGTTTACAATAAGTGGATATGTCAAGGAAGCTTCGACCGGGGAAGCCCTGATTGGTGCATCTGTAGTAGCCAATACTACCCCTCCTAGTGGTTCTGTTACAAATAATTATGGTTTTTACTCTCTCACTTTACCTGAAGGTAAGTACGAAATCACTTTTTCTTTTATTGGGTTTGAACAAGTCGTTCGGAATGTTGACCTCAACGGCAATCTAAAAATAAATATTGAACTGGAAGATGTTGGCCGGGAATTAGAAGAAGTTGTGGTTACCGGAAAAAGAGAGGATGAGAATGTGGAAGATATTTCAATGTCAAAAGAAGAATTGAGCATTGAAAAAATAAAAGCCATGCCAGCCTTATTTGGAGAAGTAGATATAGTAAAGAGTTTACAAATGCTGCCGGGAGTTCAGTCGGCTGGAGAAGGTACAACCGGATTGTTTGTAAGAGGAGGAAGTTATGATCAAAATTTAGTCCTTCTCGATGAAGCTACTGTTTATAATGCCTCTCATTTTTTAGGTTTTTTCTCAGTTTTTAACCCCGATGCTGTTAAGAAAGTTACTCTGTACAAAGGAGGAATACCAGCAAAATATGGTGGTAGACTTTCGTCGGTAGTTGATATCCAGATGAAAGAAGGAAATAGTAAAGAATTTTCCGGTTCAGGAGGCATCGGAACTATCTCAAGCCGACTTACTTTGGAAGGACCAATTAAGAAAGATGTAAGCTCATTTATAGTAACTGCACGGAGAACATATGCTGACCTGTTTCTTGCTTTAAGTAACGATCCAAACATTAGTAACAACAAATTATATTTTTATGATTTTAATGCGAAGGCTAACTATAGGTTCAGTGAAAAAGACCAGATCTTCGTGTCAGGATATTTTGGTAGGGATGTTTTCAATTTTGATAATGACTTCGGCTTAAAATGGGGAAATACCACGCTGACAGGAAGATGGAATCATGTTTTTAATGATAAGTTATTCCTTAATTCAACAGCTCTATATAGTAGTTTTAATTACGGGTTTCAGATAGATAATTCTTCTCAGAACTTTGAATGGCTGGCAAATCTCAGTGAAGTTGCCGGCAAATTTGACTTTACATACTTCCATAGCCCTTCAGTTACCTTATCATTTGGATCACATTCAATCTATCATATATTCTCACCTGCTGAAATAGAACCTCTCAATGATGAATCTATAGTAGAGAGCTTTTCTTTAGATAATAAATATGCTTTTGAGCAGGGACTTTATGTTGATTATGAGAAAAAAGTTAATGAAAGGTTATTGTTACAAGCGGGCCTGAGATATTCCCTTTTTTCTAATATCGGACCAAGTGATGTGTATATCTATGAAGGAGGCGAACCATCTCGAGATGCTGAAATAATTGATACGGTATCCTTTGCCAGAGGAAAGAATATTGCTTTTTACGATGGTTTCGAGCCACGGCTTAATATTAGGTATAAGCTTAATAAGAGTTCATCGATTAAGGCATCATATATGCGGACAATGCAATATTTACAAATTGCAGCCAACTCAACCGCTGGTTTACCTATTGACAGATGGATTCCCGCAGATAAATATATTAAACCACTTAGTGGTAACCAGGTGGCAGTTGGGTATTTCAGGAATTTTAAGGAAAATACATTCGAGTTTTCAACGGAACTTTATTATAAGCATATGGAGAACGTAATCGACCTTCTCCCTGAAGCAGATGTTTTTCTAAGTAATAATATTGAAACCGAATTAGCCGCTGGCCGTGGCTGGGCCTATGGTCTCGAATTTCAAATGAAAAAACAAAAGGGTGCTACAACAGGCTGGTTAAGCTATACTTTATCCAGAACTTTCAGACAAGTACCGGGCATAAGTAATGGAGATCCTTACCCCGCCAGATATGATAGGATACACGATATATCTCTGGTATTAAATCATGAATTCAATAAAAGAGTTTCAATGGGATTAAATTTTGTTTACTCTTCCGGACAGGCAGTTTCATTTCCTATTGGACGGTATGAGGTAGATGGTCAATCTGTTCCATACTATGATGACAATAACAGAAATAGTTCCAGAATGCCTGATTACCACAGGCTAGATCTCAGTTTGACTTTAAATGGAAAGGAAAAATCTGACCGTAAATGGGAATCATTTTGGAATTTTTCAATTTATAATCTGTATTCAAGAAAAAATCCGTTTTCGATTGAATTTAGACGAATTTATAACAATGACGTAGATTTTGATCCGCAGGAAGATGGTAATCCAGGAGAACAATATAATAGCAGACCAGCATCTGTAAAAACGTATTTATTTGGCATCATTCCTTCAGTATCTTATAATTTTAAATTTTAAATGAAAAGATCACTTTTATATATCGCAGTTATTGTCGGGTTGCTCATTGCATCCTGCCAGGAAGAGGTAAGACTCGATCTAACTGACGGAGACCCACAGATAGTTATTGAAGCCAGAATAACAACTGACCCGGGTCCGCACCTGATTAAATTAGGTTTAACAACTAGTTATTATGAGGAATCAGGTAATGATACTGTAAGAAATGCTGCTGTTCGACTTATAGAAGAAAATGACGGAGAAGTTACTCTAAACGAAATGTATCCGGGTTATTTTTATACTCCAGAAGGGTTTCAGGCCGAAGTTGGTGAAGAATATACTCTTGAAGTAGAATATAATGGGCAGACATACTCAGCGACCGGAGAGGTTTTGCCATTTCCAATCCTGGACTCGGTAGTTGTCAGATATCAGGAAGAAAGAGTATTTAGAGAGGCAGGATACTACTGTTATTTTTATGGTAAGACTCCAAAAGGTCAGATAAATTATTATAGGTGGATGGTTTATGAAAATGATACTTTATTCAACGACAGGGGTGATTATCTTCTGGCAGATGATGAGTTCGTCCAGGAAGATATTTCGAACTTAGAACTACCTTATCCATTTGAAGTTGGGGATACAGTAAGAATAGAGCAATACGCATTGAACGAAAAGACATATACTTATTTCCTCGGCCTGGTAAACTTACTATTCAACGATGGAGGTATATTTTCTCCCGCTCCTGTTAATCCAACTACTAACATTAAAA encodes the following:
- a CDS encoding sigma-54-dependent transcriptional regulator; protein product: MEEKELGKILIIDDDEDVLLAAKLLLKKHAKEVIIEKNPKKIPFLLNNDTYDVILLDMNFSKDITSGKEGFYWLEQIKEKDPNAVVILITAFGDVEMAVRALKVGATDFVLKPWQNEKLVATISSASRLKQSYNKVEQLSTAKKSLEEEISQSFKDIIGESQPMQDVFNLIDKVAKTDANVLILGENGTGKELVARALHARSLRHEEVFVSVDMGAITETLFESELFGHKKGAFTDAKEDRAGRFEVANNGTLFLDEIGNLSLPLQAKLLAALQNREIRRIGSNKTVNIDIRLICATNMPVYEMVSDNSFRQDLLYRINTVEIKLPALRERRDDIPLLVDHFVKIYSKKYRKPIQRVSANALKKLKAYQWPGNIRELQHVVERSVIMSDGDVLDEHNFLLSSQATSDEPILGEDVFNLDEVEKQVVQKAINKHSGNISKAAKELGLTRAALYRRLEKHGL
- the ftsH gene encoding ATP-dependent zinc metalloprotease FtsH codes for the protein MANEGKNKGKKNLLPNKNPRRQNYQMLIILIILSVLVGFMMLNNSGGATRITQKKFEEMYLDKDVKRVELVKNQDLVEVFLKEEALENEKYKELLNGNSTFGFTGGPQFFFKVAGAEKFAEDFSKLEAEAGGDQPGLEITERESLGEFFFSYGLIFLMIIGFFFLMRRMTGGGGPGGQIFNIGKSKAALFDAENKVKITFNDVAGLDEAKEEVKEIVEFLKNPGKFTKLGGKIPKGALLVGPPGTGKTLLAKAVAGEAAVPFFSLSGSDFVEMFVGVGAARVRDLFKQAKEKAPCIVFIDEIDAIGRSRGKGQMPGSNDERENTLNSLLVEMDGFSTDSGVIILAATNRPDVLDQALLRPGRFDRQISVDKPDIVGRTAIFKVHLKPIRLDSEVDAKKLAAQTPGFAGAEIANVCNEAALIAARKNKEKVDMQDFQDAIDRVIGGLEKKNKIISPEEKEIVAYHEAGHAVAGWFLEHADPLVKVSIVPRGIAALGYAQYLPKEQFLYQTEQLIDEMCMALGGRAAEEITFGKISTGALSDLERVTKMAYSIVTVYGMNDKIGNVSFYDSKGQNDYSMTKPYSENTAKLIDEEVKKIVSSAYERVKKLLLDKKDKLEILAKELLEKEILFQNDLNKLIGPRPFKHQTTYQKFTSEVEEQEKEEEKKKKEEDNKNQASTNGHEKPEAAEVDSTGDKPDEDSKS
- a CDS encoding DUF1295 domain-containing protein, with the translated sequence MKTDKTSSLIIVTACYLIALGVAALVWIYTSEFNSFYRIFFADVAGTVVIFIGSVITRNSSMYDPYWSVVPPLIVIALIIENPEGNTERQGMILTAVLIWSIRLTINWIKGWKGLDHEDWRYKIIAEKTGKLYWPASFFGIHLLPTLWVYAGCLPLFYAIPYSSVLNPWDYVAFIVCTAGAFIELMADEQLRDFKTFSSSNEFIDSGIWKISRHPNYFGELLFWTGIFISVIPLPGFEGMWTISGLISLIFLFKFISIPMMEKRNIERKPGYTNYIKKVSSLVPFIRI
- a CDS encoding sulfotransferase family protein produces the protein MAGFNLPPVSTLAGTDIFNFFKIIRKGRIQKRYYFKVFITFLICLIASPFHLYEKVFFSNKLKNHNFSNPPLFIIGHWRSGTTHLHNLLAQDPSASFFTTYQGVFPDNLKSKLIFKSFMKMSMPGKRPSDNVKLNVNYPQEDEFAVSNSGLESFYNFFYFPHLYDYYYQNGVKFNEDKDIISWLTGYERLMKKAAYNTGDGRLIVKNPVNTARIKYLAEYFKESKFIFIYRNPIIVYLSTRSFFNSLFPSLTLQEINKEQIDEIVIDLYKRLMNDYFEQKDKVRRDNLIEIKFEDLEKYPIQQLREIYAKLDLEDFEGIKTHFETYLNSRKGYKKNKYSIFSEELDVVSNHLKPYMEILDYQIPEDLNVIY
- the rsfS gene encoding ribosome silencing factor is translated as MNSSELAALVVEGMQDKKAKDVVLLDLREVKNSISDYFIICTGGSDTQIDAIADSVEKKVYEEAAENPFNKEGNQNNQWVIIDYVDVVAHVFSPKNREHYNLENLWGDANIKHYENTI
- a CDS encoding sensor histidine kinase produces the protein MGSLLILLLIVFQIISFVKYIEKSNEEILGIIDSLGEEDFTVENQKIANDSPDATSKILQKLQEVNQEKEAHYQYLKNIVQHLGIGIITFDKNGKIQIMNTAAKRLLKVRQVKSLEELRPISELLVNSCYELRTGGRDLIKIKQQDDMVQLAIYAIELTLKDEEFKLVSIQNIQSELEEKEMEAWQNLIRVLTHEIMNSVTPISSLAATVEGELQGQLSNGMEMNTMSNEDVETIHMAVQTIQRRSEGLIKFVSDFRNLARVPDPKFEDVQLITIFNRLRTLFKNDLDSNDIECNCTIIPEDLTLKADPELLEQVFINLIKNSIQAFENLDDDRKRMIDIHATQGPKNQVLIKIEDNGPGIDPEALEKLFIPFFTTKKYGSGIGLSISKQILRKHKAAISVKSEDNVGTEFTIRF
- a CDS encoding UDP-2,3-diacylglucosamine diphosphatase → MPELKIDLQEDKKLYFASDFHLGVDAIDTSIEREKKLISWLKSVSEDAHAIFLVGDIFDFWFEYKKVVPKGFVGFINQIRETVDSGIPVYLFKGNHDMWMFDYLPEVTGAEIISDELKIGVNGKRLFIHHGDGLGPGDKSYKLLKKVFRSSVCQWLFAALHPAIGMGIAHFWSSQSKKKNNGLEQTFEEKEKENIWLFCRENEKVQHFDMYICGHRHLVLEMDVTKNSRYYNIGEWMTGAPYGVFDGQEFHLCTYTG